The Edaphobacter sp. 12200R-103 genome contains a region encoding:
- a CDS encoding DEAD/DEAH box helicase — protein sequence MPAAAEALEIPTSLAWAHPVTAEWFLRRFGSPTEPQQDGWPSILAGNATLISAPTGSGKTLAAFLVCIDKLLRDAIAGTLAPATQVVYVSPLKALSNDVQKNLDQPLREIQQLALERGYLSTEIRTGVRTGDTLPKERAAMLRNPPHILVTTPESLYILLTAGKSREHLRGVRTVIVDEIHAVADDKRGAHLALSLERLDALVCGENRLSPGAFLTGMTTSPQRIGLSATQNPIELVADFLTGVHPSRPPATIVQVGQRRHLDLAIEVPSDELSAVLTTKMWEEIFDKLAAYTQTHRSTLVFVNTRRLVEKIAFALAERIGSENVAAHHGSLSRTLRLDAEQRLKSGQIKILVATASLELGIDIGDVDLVCQIATTRAVSVAMQRVGRAGHWRGAIPKGRFFATTRDDLMEQAALVRSMRTGSLDHLEVPPEPIDVLMQQIVAACGAEPWEEDALYSMLTRAWPYRNLTRLRFDEIVALLTSGIESSRGRYGAYLSRDGIHRQLHPRRGARMIAISNGGAIPETNLYSVVLQPDGVQIATLDEHFAVDSSPGDVVLLGNASWRIQRIEAAGRVLVEDAHGAPPSLPFWEGEAPQRTAVLSTGVGELREQISAITPNVVASHISPSDPEVAAATTWLMENCGVCAGGAHQMIQYIVMGRTALGAVPSKTTIVAERFFDEGGGMQLILHAPFGGRINKAWGLALRKRFCRGFNFELQAAATDNGINIALAEQHSFPLADVFQFLTEHTAKELLEQASLASPIFKTRWRWAANRSLQLLRYSKGKRIAPQIQRTRSEDLLASVFPQAAACFENIEGDIQIPDHPLVDEVMKDVLSEAMDLEGLIEVLRGIKEGSIRCLAVDTPVPSQFAHELLNANPYAFLDEAGLEERRARAVSLSRTLPASVMEEAGRLDQEAIDEIRRECWPDLRDHHELHDLLHSLVALPLDFFAGRKEAKDWPLFYDRLLQAGRARMIECSGISCWVSTERDNDAAALWGDGNDAALKEKVLRQCVQGWVQLLGPTTANAFAERLGLKAGEVFQAFLAMEMQGLLMRGVFEGRRSAEDLEIEWCERRILHRIHRRTLHSLRKQIEPVSPAVYMRWLLGWQHLAPQTQLIGEEGVLEALHQLEGFEAPAIEWERTLLSSRVANYDSRWLDSLCLSGLVGWGRISPHPAWSNADGGGPRRVVPTNAAPITFYIRETAEWLPHALGRERIEESRLSCSLTPEALQVHSLLQERGACFANDISRILGLSRQATQLALWELATAGLASADGFDQLRAMMDPRRKSVVATSSARRIVRSTAGRWSLLNEVVHAAPSPVEQARRTEEALDSYARMLLHRYGVLFRDLLLRESNAPKWRDLVGILRRLEARGEIRGGRFVTGFGGEQFALPEAADSLRSSRTKECDAVITVAGADPMNLAGVILPGDRIPSIPGRQVFYRNGKIYDESDSTEEVKGEDSPSIVAPLSRENSLFSHAEA from the coding sequence ATGCCTGCCGCAGCCGAAGCGCTCGAGATTCCGACGTCCCTGGCCTGGGCGCATCCGGTTACTGCCGAGTGGTTCCTTCGCCGCTTCGGTTCTCCGACGGAGCCCCAGCAGGACGGCTGGCCCAGCATCCTTGCAGGCAATGCCACGCTGATCTCCGCTCCCACGGGAAGCGGAAAGACGCTCGCGGCGTTTTTGGTGTGTATCGACAAGCTGCTGCGGGATGCGATTGCGGGTACGCTCGCTCCTGCTACACAAGTCGTCTACGTCAGTCCGCTCAAGGCGCTTTCGAATGACGTTCAGAAGAATCTCGACCAGCCCTTGCGAGAGATTCAGCAACTGGCGCTTGAGCGGGGTTATCTTTCGACCGAGATTCGCACCGGCGTGCGGACAGGAGATACGCTGCCGAAGGAGCGCGCGGCGATGCTGCGAAATCCTCCGCACATCCTGGTCACTACTCCGGAATCGCTCTATATTCTGTTGACGGCTGGGAAGTCCCGCGAGCATCTGCGCGGCGTCCGCACTGTCATCGTGGATGAGATTCATGCAGTCGCCGATGACAAGCGCGGCGCGCATCTTGCGCTATCGTTGGAGCGGTTGGATGCGCTCGTCTGCGGAGAGAATCGACTTTCCCCAGGAGCCTTCCTTACAGGCATGACGACTTCACCGCAGCGCATCGGTCTGTCGGCGACGCAGAATCCGATTGAGCTGGTGGCGGACTTCCTGACCGGGGTTCATCCGAGTCGTCCGCCAGCGACCATCGTGCAGGTCGGCCAGCGTCGACATCTCGATCTGGCCATCGAGGTCCCTTCCGATGAACTGAGCGCTGTGCTGACAACGAAGATGTGGGAGGAGATCTTCGACAAGCTCGCTGCGTATACCCAGACGCATCGCTCGACGCTGGTCTTCGTAAATACGCGACGGCTGGTAGAAAAGATTGCGTTTGCACTGGCAGAGCGCATTGGGTCAGAGAATGTTGCGGCGCATCACGGTTCGCTGTCGCGCACACTTCGCCTGGATGCGGAGCAGCGACTGAAGAGCGGTCAGATCAAGATCCTGGTTGCAACGGCTTCGCTTGAGTTGGGTATCGATATTGGCGATGTCGATCTGGTGTGCCAGATTGCGACGACGCGCGCTGTCAGCGTGGCGATGCAGCGCGTAGGGCGAGCCGGTCACTGGCGCGGAGCCATTCCCAAGGGCCGTTTCTTTGCCACGACTCGTGATGACCTGATGGAGCAGGCGGCACTCGTCCGCTCCATGCGGACGGGCTCGCTGGACCATCTGGAGGTTCCTCCGGAGCCGATCGACGTTTTGATGCAGCAGATCGTAGCGGCCTGCGGTGCGGAGCCGTGGGAAGAGGATGCGCTCTATTCGATGCTCACGAGGGCGTGGCCCTATCGCAACCTGACGCGCTTACGCTTCGATGAGATTGTTGCCCTGCTTACCTCGGGCATCGAATCGAGCCGCGGACGTTATGGAGCGTACCTGTCGCGTGATGGAATCCATCGTCAGCTTCATCCGCGACGTGGAGCGCGCATGATTGCGATCTCCAACGGCGGTGCGATTCCGGAGACGAATCTGTACTCCGTCGTGCTGCAACCCGACGGAGTACAGATCGCCACGCTCGACGAGCACTTTGCGGTCGATTCCTCTCCGGGCGATGTAGTTCTGTTGGGCAATGCAAGCTGGCGTATTCAGCGCATCGAGGCTGCAGGCCGTGTGCTGGTGGAGGACGCTCATGGCGCGCCACCGAGTCTTCCGTTCTGGGAGGGTGAGGCTCCGCAGCGCACCGCCGTGCTTTCGACGGGAGTAGGCGAGTTGCGGGAGCAGATCTCCGCGATTACGCCGAACGTGGTTGCGAGCCACATCTCGCCATCGGATCCTGAGGTTGCGGCAGCTACGACGTGGCTGATGGAAAATTGCGGAGTCTGCGCCGGTGGCGCTCACCAGATGATCCAGTACATCGTCATGGGTCGGACCGCTCTGGGAGCCGTACCTTCGAAGACAACCATCGTGGCGGAGCGCTTCTTCGATGAGGGCGGAGGAATGCAGCTCATTCTGCATGCCCCTTTTGGTGGGCGCATCAATAAGGCCTGGGGACTTGCGCTGAGAAAGCGGTTTTGCCGCGGCTTCAACTTTGAGCTGCAGGCCGCCGCTACCGATAACGGAATCAATATTGCTCTGGCGGAGCAGCACAGCTTTCCTCTTGCCGACGTCTTCCAGTTCCTGACAGAGCATACGGCCAAGGAACTGCTGGAGCAGGCATCACTGGCCTCGCCCATCTTCAAGACGCGATGGCGTTGGGCGGCTAACCGCAGCCTGCAGCTCCTGCGTTATTCCAAAGGGAAGCGCATCGCTCCGCAGATTCAGCGCACGCGCTCCGAAGATCTGCTCGCCAGCGTCTTCCCGCAGGCCGCTGCCTGTTTCGAGAACATCGAAGGCGACATCCAGATTCCCGATCACCCGCTCGTCGATGAGGTGATGAAAGATGTTCTGAGCGAAGCCATGGATCTGGAAGGATTGATCGAAGTGCTTCGCGGCATTAAAGAGGGCAGCATCCGCTGCCTCGCGGTGGATACCCCGGTGCCGTCACAGTTTGCCCATGAGCTGCTAAACGCCAACCCGTATGCATTTCTTGATGAGGCGGGACTTGAAGAGCGCCGTGCCCGTGCAGTCTCGCTCTCGCGAACCTTGCCCGCGAGCGTGATGGAAGAGGCCGGACGGCTTGACCAGGAAGCGATCGACGAGATTCGTCGCGAATGTTGGCCTGACCTGCGCGATCATCATGAGCTGCACGATCTGCTGCACTCGCTGGTGGCGTTGCCGCTGGACTTTTTCGCGGGCAGGAAGGAGGCGAAGGACTGGCCTCTCTTCTATGACCGGCTTCTGCAGGCAGGTCGCGCACGGATGATCGAGTGCAGTGGCATATCCTGCTGGGTCTCCACCGAACGCGATAACGATGCGGCGGCTCTCTGGGGTGATGGGAACGATGCTGCCCTGAAGGAGAAGGTGCTCCGGCAGTGTGTCCAGGGCTGGGTGCAGTTGCTCGGTCCTACGACAGCCAATGCGTTTGCAGAACGGCTCGGTCTCAAAGCTGGTGAGGTCTTTCAGGCGTTCCTTGCAATGGAGATGCAGGGGCTGTTGATGCGTGGCGTCTTTGAAGGCCGTAGATCCGCAGAAGATCTTGAGATCGAGTGGTGCGAGCGTCGTATCCTGCATCGCATCCATCGAAGGACACTGCACAGCCTGCGCAAACAGATCGAGCCGGTCTCGCCTGCGGTTTACATGCGCTGGCTACTGGGGTGGCAGCATCTTGCGCCGCAGACGCAGCTCATCGGCGAAGAGGGCGTGCTTGAGGCGCTGCACCAGCTTGAGGGATTTGAAGCGCCTGCAATTGAGTGGGAGCGTACGCTGCTGTCTTCACGTGTGGCGAACTATGATAGCCGTTGGCTCGATTCGCTCTGCCTGTCCGGACTTGTCGGGTGGGGGCGGATCTCGCCGCATCCCGCATGGTCCAATGCCGATGGCGGAGGACCGCGGCGCGTTGTCCCGACAAACGCAGCTCCAATCACCTTCTACATCCGCGAGACGGCAGAGTGGCTTCCGCACGCCCTTGGCCGAGAGCGCATTGAAGAGTCGCGCCTCAGCTGCTCATTGACACCTGAAGCTCTTCAGGTGCACAGCCTGCTTCAGGAGCGTGGAGCCTGTTTTGCAAATGACATCAGCCGTATCCTCGGGTTGTCGCGCCAAGCTACGCAACTCGCACTCTGGGAACTGGCCACCGCTGGCCTGGCCTCGGCGGATGGCTTCGACCAGCTTCGCGCCATGATGGATCCCCGCCGCAAATCGGTAGTTGCAACCTCTTCTGCGCGCCGTATCGTGCGCTCTACTGCAGGCAGGTGGTCGCTGCTCAATGAGGTAGTTCACGCTGCTCCTTCACCGGTCGAGCAGGCCCGGCGTACTGAAGAGGCGCTCGATTCCTACGCGCGCATGCTGCTCCATCGTTACGGTGTGCTCTTTCGCGATCTCCTGCTGCGCGAATCGAATGCCCCCAAATGGCGTGATCTGGTGGGGATTCTGCGTCGTCTGGAGGCTCGCGGTGAGATCCGCGGAGGCCGCTTTGTCACCGGATTTGGCGGCGAACAGTTCGCTCTTCCCGAGGCTGCCGACTCGCTGCGCTCGTCACGAACGAAGGAATGCGATGCTGTCATTACGGTTGCCGGCGCGGACCCGATGAACCTGGCGGGAGTGATTCTACCCGGAGATCGCATCCCATCTATTCCAGGAAGACAGGTGTTTTATCGTAACGGAAAGATCTACGATGAGTCTGACTCGACCGAAGAGGTCAAGGGGGAGGATTCTCCATCGATCGTAGCGCCTCTTTCCAGGGAGAACTCACTCTTCAGCCATGCCGAAGCCTGA
- a CDS encoding mandelate racemase/muconate lactonizing enzyme family protein: METEVLRMPPGKYYLDAIHRFGAESGGVVLRLTTNANITGWGYISFGFETGGPKIVEDILQGMLKQALIGQDPTLSKKLRKEMWHATEYSGTSGLVTCAMAAVDMALWDIVGKHAKMPVYRLLGGYQTSLPTYNMCGWYYDNDDDLLQYKKQIEGALDEGFHAVKIKVGRYSLEDDIRRIKAAQELLGKDRRLMVDANQKFNFTDALTRGRVYQQMNCFWYEEPMMPQAMREFGELAHELDIRVATGENLYGKYEFLELLRVGGADVVQPDNRRAGGVNEWMEIGAIADAFNVELASHGGAPTNMHMLLAMPNAIYMESGSLKNDTSHVETLRLVNGEIPAPEEPGMGNELRRDFIDKYKVRG, translated from the coding sequence ATGGAGACTGAAGTCCTGAGAATGCCTCCAGGAAAGTACTACCTCGATGCGATCCACCGCTTTGGCGCGGAGAGTGGCGGAGTCGTTTTGCGGCTTACGACAAATGCCAACATCACAGGGTGGGGCTATATCTCGTTTGGATTTGAAACCGGCGGACCCAAAATAGTCGAAGACATTCTGCAAGGAATGTTGAAGCAGGCATTGATTGGACAGGATCCGACCCTGTCTAAAAAGCTACGTAAAGAGATGTGGCACGCCACCGAGTACAGCGGGACGTCCGGCCTGGTTACCTGCGCCATGGCCGCAGTCGACATGGCTCTTTGGGACATCGTTGGGAAACATGCAAAGATGCCGGTGTACCGTCTGCTGGGCGGATATCAGACCAGCCTTCCTACCTACAACATGTGTGGCTGGTACTACGACAATGATGACGATCTGTTGCAGTACAAGAAACAGATTGAAGGTGCCCTGGATGAGGGCTTTCACGCGGTCAAGATTAAGGTAGGCCGCTACTCCCTGGAAGATGACATCCGACGGATCAAAGCGGCGCAGGAACTGCTTGGGAAAGATCGCCGGCTAATGGTCGACGCCAATCAGAAGTTCAACTTTACCGATGCCCTTACACGCGGACGTGTCTATCAGCAGATGAACTGCTTCTGGTACGAAGAGCCGATGATGCCACAGGCGATGCGTGAGTTCGGTGAGCTGGCGCATGAGCTCGATATTCGCGTGGCTACGGGAGAAAATCTCTACGGCAAGTATGAGTTTCTCGAGCTGCTGCGGGTGGGAGGAGCCGATGTCGTTCAACCGGATAATCGGCGCGCCGGCGGAGTCAACGAATGGATGGAGATTGGAGCGATCGCGGACGCCTTCAATGTCGAGCTTGCCAGTCATGGAGGCGCGCCAACCAATATGCACATGCTTCTGGCAATGCCGAACGCGATCTACATGGAGTCGGGGAGTCTGAAAAATGACACCTCGCACGTTGAAACACTGCGTCTTGTGAATGGAGAGATTCCTGCTCCGGAAGAACCCGGCATGGGGAACGAGCTGAGGCGGGATTTTATCGACAAATATAAAGTGAGAGGCTGA
- a CDS encoding HAD family hydrolase encodes MTAEERARKIKVLIFDVDGVLTDGQIFVIPGPDGKGIESKGFAAHDGLGITLGRLGGLRIGIITKRNSQTVAIRARDLKLEFVYQGQAHKMQAAREILEKTGYSLEELCYVGDDIIDLPVMEQCGLAIATANARQQVKDVAHYVTPNRGGQGAGRDAIDFILSAQGTLDKVIRDYLDEDNRAAEIADVGVGNM; translated from the coding sequence ATGACTGCTGAAGAACGCGCTAGGAAAATCAAAGTCCTCATCTTCGACGTGGATGGAGTCCTGACCGATGGCCAGATCTTCGTCATCCCCGGGCCCGACGGCAAGGGAATCGAATCCAAGGGTTTCGCCGCCCATGATGGCCTGGGAATTACATTAGGGCGCCTGGGGGGCCTGCGTATCGGCATCATCACCAAGCGCAACTCGCAGACGGTGGCCATTCGAGCACGCGATCTTAAACTGGAATTCGTCTACCAGGGGCAGGCCCACAAGATGCAGGCCGCTCGCGAGATCCTGGAGAAGACTGGGTACTCGCTCGAGGAACTCTGCTATGTCGGCGACGACATTATTGATCTGCCGGTGATGGAGCAATGCGGACTGGCAATAGCAACAGCCAACGCCCGCCAACAGGTCAAAGATGTAGCTCACTATGTCACCCCAAACCGCGGCGGACAGGGCGCCGGTCGTGATGCGATCGACTTTATCCTCTCAGCGCAAGGCACGCTGGATAAGGTGATCAGGGACTACCTGGATGAGGACAATCGCGCCGCCGAAATTGCGGATGTCGGCGTTGGGAACATGTAG
- the argG gene encoding argininosuccinate synthase encodes MSNILEHLPTGQKVGIAFSGGLDTSAALHWMKLKGALPYAYTANLGQPDESDYEQIPRKALEYGAKKARLIDCRTQLVREGLAALQSGAFHISTAGVTYFNTTPIGRAVTGTMLVTAMKEDDVSIWGDGSTFKGNDIERFYRYGLLVNPDLKVYKPWLDETFINELGGRAEMSEFMQKSGFEYKMSAEKAYSTDSNILGATHEAKDLEHLNSSMKIVVPIMGVAFWLDDVDVKREEVTVRFEEGWPVALNGKEFTDIVELMLEANRIGGRHGLGMSDQIENRIIEAKSRGIYESPGLALLYIAYERLITGIHNEDTIEQYRENGRKLGRLLYQGRWFDPQAIMLRESAQRWVAKPITGEVTLELRRGNDYTILNTVSPNLTFQPERLTMEKGESTFSPRDRIGQLTMRNLDITDTRAKLLTYSKAGLLKPGTGSSLPQLKDGEE; translated from the coding sequence ATGTCGAATATTTTGGAACACCTTCCCACCGGCCAGAAGGTCGGGATCGCATTCTCCGGCGGGCTTGACACCAGCGCCGCCCTCCACTGGATGAAACTGAAAGGCGCGCTTCCCTATGCTTATACAGCCAATCTCGGCCAGCCAGACGAGTCGGACTACGAGCAGATTCCCCGCAAAGCCCTGGAGTACGGAGCAAAAAAAGCCCGCCTGATCGACTGCCGCACCCAGCTGGTTCGCGAGGGCCTTGCAGCGCTCCAGAGCGGAGCCTTTCACATCTCGACCGCCGGCGTAACCTACTTCAACACCACGCCGATTGGACGCGCCGTCACCGGCACCATGCTGGTAACGGCCATGAAGGAAGACGACGTCAGCATCTGGGGCGACGGCAGCACTTTCAAAGGAAATGACATCGAACGTTTTTATCGCTACGGTCTTCTCGTCAATCCTGACCTGAAGGTCTACAAGCCCTGGCTCGATGAAACTTTCATTAATGAGCTTGGCGGACGCGCCGAAATGTCGGAGTTCATGCAGAAGTCCGGGTTCGAATACAAAATGTCTGCCGAGAAGGCCTATTCGACCGACTCCAACATCCTTGGCGCGACCCACGAAGCGAAAGACCTAGAGCACCTGAACAGCAGCATGAAGATCGTCGTCCCCATCATGGGCGTTGCGTTCTGGCTCGATGATGTCGACGTCAAACGCGAAGAGGTCACGGTCCGCTTCGAAGAGGGCTGGCCGGTCGCCCTGAACGGCAAAGAGTTCACCGATATCGTCGAGCTGATGCTGGAGGCCAATCGCATCGGTGGACGGCATGGGCTCGGAATGAGCGACCAGATCGAGAACCGGATTATCGAGGCGAAGAGCCGCGGAATCTACGAGTCGCCAGGCCTGGCACTGCTTTATATCGCTTATGAGCGACTGATCACCGGCATCCACAACGAAGACACCATCGAGCAGTACCGGGAAAATGGCCGCAAGCTCGGGCGCCTGCTGTATCAGGGCCGATGGTTCGATCCCCAGGCGATCATGCTGCGGGAAAGCGCCCAGCGCTGGGTAGCAAAGCCAATAACCGGCGAGGTCACGCTGGAGTTGCGACGTGGCAATGACTACACCATCCTGAACACCGTTTCGCCGAACCTGACCTTCCAGCCGGAGCGACTGACGATGGAAAAGGGCGAATCGACCTTCTCGCCGCGCGACCGCATCGGTCAGCTCACTATGCGGAATCTTGACATTACAGATACGCGCGCGAAGCTACTGACCTACTCCAAAGCCGGCTTGCTGAAACCGGGAACCGGGTCGAGCCTTCCGCAACTGAAGGACGGGGAAGAATAA
- a CDS encoding cysteine dioxygenase family protein: MSSPQIADCTHPLRTSVADFISGLRELERDLITKDRIAAYMAATTLQPEALHDYTWWRDSFYTRNLIYRDELFEVMTICWSPGQKTAVHTHNGQLGWMTVSQGEVLTHEYHHTRCNAPENQNVVNIDCLGGATEIQLDKIRTVSCAEGTGMVTVDKLQTIHQIENAGTTGCISLHVYSKPFDSCIAFDLEHQRCYRRELSYFSRNGNRLER, encoded by the coding sequence ATGTCGAGCCCACAGATTGCAGACTGTACCCACCCGCTTCGGACCAGCGTAGCGGACTTTATCTCCGGACTACGCGAACTGGAGCGGGACCTGATTACCAAGGACAGGATTGCAGCCTACATGGCCGCGACCACCCTGCAGCCCGAAGCACTGCACGACTATACCTGGTGGCGCGACAGCTTCTACACCCGCAACCTGATCTACCGCGATGAGCTGTTCGAGGTGATGACGATCTGCTGGTCTCCAGGCCAGAAAACAGCGGTCCACACGCATAACGGGCAGCTCGGGTGGATGACCGTCTCGCAGGGCGAGGTCCTGACACATGAGTATCACCACACCCGGTGCAACGCTCCCGAGAACCAGAACGTAGTCAACATCGACTGCCTGGGCGGAGCTACGGAGATTCAGCTTGACAAGATCCGAACCGTAAGCTGCGCCGAGGGTACCGGGATGGTGACGGTCGATAAGCTCCAGACCATCCACCAGATCGAGAACGCCGGAACAACAGGCTGCATCAGCCTCCATGTCTACTCGAAGCCCTTCGACTCCTGCATCGCCTTCGATCTTGAGCATCAGCGCTGCTACCGCCGGGAATTAAGCTACTTCAGCCGAAATGGCAACCGTCTGGAGCGGTGA
- a CDS encoding cytochrome P460 family protein has translation MKRTIFMTIAIAIAAFGFVRYISGQANSVADVTLPPDYREWKLISVAHEGGNLHDLRAILGNDAAYRAARDKTLPFPNGSIIARVAWKYTPSEENNKVFGREQSFVPGSSTNVQLMIKDSNKYASTGGWRFVQFNDGKRAEEEVHKTCFSCHEPVKARDFVFTRYAP, from the coding sequence ATGAAACGCACCATCTTTATGACGATTGCGATAGCGATAGCCGCCTTCGGTTTCGTGCGATATATCTCAGGTCAGGCTAACTCCGTTGCAGATGTCACTCTTCCGCCAGACTATCGCGAATGGAAACTGATCTCCGTCGCCCATGAAGGGGGCAATCTCCACGATCTGCGTGCCATCCTCGGCAACGACGCAGCTTATAGGGCTGCCCGGGATAAGACTCTTCCCTTCCCGAATGGCTCGATCATCGCCCGTGTGGCATGGAAATATACTCCTTCCGAAGAAAACAACAAGGTCTTTGGGCGCGAACAGTCCTTTGTCCCTGGATCATCGACCAACGTCCAGTTGATGATCAAGGATTCTAATAAATATGCCTCGACGGGAGGCTGGAGATTTGTCCAGTTCAACGATGGAAAGCGTGCCGAGGAGGAAGTCCACAAGACGTGCTTCTCCTGCCATGAACCGGTCAAAGCCCGCGACTTCGTCTTCACACGCTACGCGCCATAA
- a CDS encoding DUF5522 domain-containing protein translates to MPKPDSHENVPPSPEENDELEPEDFYYEGPYLVFTAQYLRKRGYCCNSGCRHCPYK, encoded by the coding sequence ATGCCGAAGCCTGACAGTCACGAAAATGTCCCACCCTCTCCAGAGGAGAATGATGAGCTGGAGCCGGAAGACTTCTATTACGAGGGGCCTTACCTGGTCTTTACGGCGCAATACCTTCGCAAACGTGGCTACTGCTGTAACTCAGGCTGTCGCCACTGTCCTTACAAATAA